The Metabacillus litoralis genome contains a region encoding:
- a CDS encoding YusU family protein, translating to MEQQLKDQFEGLLEKYTELLLGESSDELKEKVKMWALYTHISKSMPPLAKHWNSTYPEAKEDLKSIIGEIKDLNEQFRQIKKKD from the coding sequence ATGGAGCAACAATTAAAAGATCAGTTTGAAGGGCTGCTTGAAAAATATACAGAATTATTATTAGGTGAATCATCTGATGAATTAAAAGAAAAAGTAAAGATGTGGGCATTGTACACCCATATTTCCAAGTCAATGCCACCGCTAGCTAAACATTGGAACTCGACCTATCCAGAAGCTAAAGAAGATTTAAAAAGTATTATTGGAGAAATCAAGGACCTAAATGAACAGTTTCGTCAAATAAAAAAGAAGGATTAA
- a CDS encoding IucA/IucC family C-terminal-domain containing protein: MAELTKEELESLTKYRLILERKTNGSIIEGIELLQQKQLAALYDEILQNKLNTNKHSVIGSMLVKRYAFLAALVLYCMTSYDKGINSSINNLSLQTDDDDPIWLPSFYFNDLVVTTPDPDRDSWRETVITALFKENITMILSNVSKASKVSKSILWENIAIYIFWMYESLLEDEGISDEMKSKVKEDFSYVILHAPAEAFGLTNKNPLTMYFHEKKNNVRKRSTCCLFYFTSKNGDRCQTCPIECKQPMTQ; encoded by the coding sequence ATGGCTGAATTAACAAAAGAAGAACTAGAATCATTAACGAAATACCGACTTATACTAGAGAGAAAAACAAATGGTTCAATCATTGAGGGTATTGAATTACTTCAACAAAAACAACTAGCAGCTCTTTATGATGAGATACTACAAAACAAGCTTAATACAAATAAACACTCTGTCATCGGGTCTATGTTAGTAAAAAGATATGCCTTTTTGGCAGCACTTGTATTATATTGCATGACCAGCTACGATAAAGGAATAAACAGTAGCATTAACAACCTGTCACTTCAAACAGATGATGATGATCCAATTTGGTTACCAAGCTTTTACTTTAATGACTTGGTCGTAACAACTCCAGATCCTGATCGAGACAGTTGGAGGGAAACTGTTATCACAGCCTTATTCAAAGAAAATATTACGATGATTCTTTCTAACGTATCCAAAGCTTCGAAAGTGTCAAAGTCCATACTTTGGGAAAATATTGCGATCTACATTTTCTGGATGTACGAATCTTTACTCGAGGATGAAGGTATCTCAGATGAAATGAAGTCAAAGGTAAAGGAAGACTTTTCATATGTCATATTACATGCGCCTGCTGAAGCTTTTGGTCTAACAAATAAAAATCCTCTAACAATGTATTTTCATGAAAAGAAAAACAATGTGAGAAAACGTTCCACCTGTTGTTTATTTTACTTTACTTCAAAAAACGGAGATCGCTGTCAAACATGTCCAATTGAATGTAAACAACCAATGACTCAGTGA
- a CDS encoding YuzL family protein, producing MARLKKSPSKAGVSAASVKGNAGPNNEKASGGKRTSQNQQYKQHNMGSDNM from the coding sequence ATGGCACGTTTAAAAAAATCTCCATCAAAAGCAGGTGTTAGTGCTGCAAGTGTAAAAGGGAATGCTGGTCCTAATAACGAAAAGGCCAGTGGCGGTAAGCGCACTAGTCAAAATCAACAATACAAACAGCATAATATGGGCAGTGACAATATGTAA
- a CDS encoding 3-hydroxyacyl-CoA dehydrogenase/enoyl-CoA hydratase family protein, with product MVQRIKRAAVLGSGVMGSGIAAHLANIGIPVLLLDIVPREVNDDEVKKGLTLQDKAVRNRIASTAVQKLLKQKPAPLTVKSNLELIKVGNFEDDMNQLSEADWIIEVVVENLAVKQQVFAQVDEHRKQGSIISSNTSGISVEAMAEGRSDDFRKHFLGTHFFNPPRYLKLLEIIPTKDTDKAVLSFMKTFGEDVLGKGVVVAKDTPNFIANRIGTYGLLVTVQEMLKGGYSVGEVDSITGPIIGRPKSATFRTLDVVGLDTFAHVAKNVHEQVDGQEKAVFELPGFLEKMLDNKWLGSKSGQGFYKKEGKTILELNPETFEYEEKKRLQAASVELAKQAKGLPNKLKALIYSDDRAGALLRSITVPTLVYSAQLLGEIADDIVAIDQAMKWGFGWEAGPFELWDAIGVEKSVELMEQQGVQVPSWVKEMLGKGFGTFYREENGVLFFYNNGEYRQVRQNPKVINLKTHKQINGVIKKNSGASFIDLDNDVALLEFHSQSNAIGLDIIQMINFAVDEVEKNYKGLVIGNQGKNFCVGANLGMILMEAQDDNIFEIEMVVHQFQQAMMKIKYSKKPVVAAPFGMTLGGGAEICLPASSIQASSETYMGLVEVGVGLIPGGGGNKELYIKQLSNMPKGADFDLQSVANKVFETIAMAKVSTSAAEARKNQFLNNRDNISVNSDHLLYDAKQRVIELYDNGYQPPVRNKVPVVGETGYATLLLGAQSMHLSGYISDHDLKIAKKLAYVIAGGKVPFGTEVDEQYLLDLEKQAFLSLVAEGKSQQRMQHMLLKGKPLRN from the coding sequence ATGGTCCAGCGAATTAAGAGAGCTGCTGTGTTAGGTTCAGGAGTGATGGGCTCAGGAATTGCAGCACACTTAGCAAATATCGGCATCCCTGTCTTACTATTAGATATCGTGCCTCGTGAGGTAAATGACGATGAGGTAAAAAAAGGTTTAACATTACAAGATAAAGCTGTACGTAATCGTATCGCATCAACAGCTGTTCAAAAACTTTTAAAACAAAAGCCGGCACCACTTACGGTGAAGAGCAACCTCGAACTCATTAAGGTCGGTAACTTTGAGGATGATATGAATCAATTGTCAGAGGCTGATTGGATTATTGAAGTTGTTGTTGAAAATTTAGCTGTCAAACAACAAGTGTTTGCGCAGGTTGATGAACATAGAAAACAAGGAAGTATTATTAGTTCAAATACATCAGGTATTTCAGTAGAAGCAATGGCTGAAGGTCGTTCAGATGACTTTAGAAAGCATTTTTTAGGCACCCATTTCTTTAACCCACCGAGATATTTAAAGCTATTGGAAATCATTCCAACAAAAGATACTGACAAGGCTGTTTTATCGTTTATGAAAACATTTGGTGAAGATGTGTTAGGAAAAGGTGTTGTAGTAGCAAAGGACACGCCTAACTTTATTGCAAACCGAATTGGAACATATGGCTTACTAGTAACAGTCCAAGAAATGTTAAAAGGCGGTTATAGTGTCGGTGAGGTTGATTCTATTACCGGACCAATTATCGGTAGACCAAAAAGTGCTACTTTCCGAACACTTGATGTAGTAGGTTTGGACACATTTGCACACGTGGCGAAAAATGTACATGAGCAAGTGGATGGACAAGAAAAAGCAGTATTTGAACTTCCCGGCTTTTTAGAAAAAATGCTTGATAATAAATGGCTTGGCAGTAAAAGCGGTCAAGGATTTTATAAAAAAGAAGGAAAAACAATTCTAGAATTAAACCCTGAAACATTTGAATATGAAGAGAAAAAGAGATTGCAGGCAGCATCTGTAGAACTTGCAAAGCAGGCTAAAGGCTTACCAAATAAATTGAAAGCGCTTATTTATAGCGATGATCGAGCGGGTGCATTGTTAAGAAGCATCACCGTACCAACACTAGTTTATTCTGCCCAGCTACTAGGTGAAATTGCTGATGATATTGTCGCAATTGACCAAGCAATGAAATGGGGATTTGGCTGGGAGGCTGGTCCGTTTGAGCTGTGGGATGCAATTGGTGTAGAAAAATCAGTTGAATTAATGGAGCAGCAAGGTGTTCAAGTACCAAGTTGGGTAAAAGAAATGCTTGGAAAGGGCTTTGGAACATTCTACAGAGAAGAAAATGGGGTTCTTTTCTTCTATAACAATGGTGAGTATCGACAAGTAAGACAAAACCCTAAAGTGATTAATTTAAAGACACATAAACAAATAAATGGTGTTATTAAGAAAAATAGTGGTGCAAGCTTTATTGATTTAGATAATGATGTTGCGTTGCTTGAGTTTCACTCACAAAGCAATGCAATTGGGTTAGATATTATCCAAATGATTAATTTTGCAGTTGATGAAGTTGAAAAGAACTACAAAGGACTTGTTATTGGAAATCAAGGTAAAAACTTCTGTGTTGGAGCAAATTTAGGAATGATTTTAATGGAAGCACAGGATGATAATATTTTTGAAATCGAAATGGTTGTTCATCAATTTCAACAGGCAATGATGAAGATAAAATATAGCAAAAAACCAGTGGTTGCTGCACCGTTTGGGATGACATTAGGTGGTGGAGCGGAGATATGCTTACCGGCAAGTAGCATTCAAGCATCAAGTGAAACATATATGGGATTAGTAGAAGTTGGGGTAGGACTGATTCCAGGCGGTGGCGGAAACAAAGAGCTTTATATAAAGCAATTAAGCAACATGCCTAAGGGAGCAGACTTTGATTTACAATCAGTTGCTAACAAAGTCTTTGAAACAATTGCCATGGCAAAAGTATCGACTTCTGCAGCAGAGGCAAGAAAAAATCAGTTCCTAAACAATCGTGACAACATCAGTGTGAATAGTGATCACTTATTATACGATGCAAAACAAAGAGTCATTGAGCTTTACGATAACGGATATCAACCACCTGTCCGCAACAAAGTACCTGTAGTGGGAGAAACGGGCTATGCGACTCTTTTACTCGGTGCCCAATCCATGCATCTTTCCGGATATATTTCAGATCATGATTTAAAAATCGCAAAGAAACTTGCCTATGTTATCGCAGGAGGTAAGGTTCCATTCGGTACAGAAGTAGATGAGCAATATTTGCTGGATTTAGAAAAACAAGCATTTTTAAGCTTAGTAGCTGAAGGGAAGTCACAGCAACGTATGCAGCATATGCTTTTAAAAGGCAAACCACTTAGAAACTAA
- a CDS encoding acetyl-CoA C-acetyltransferase, producing MREAVIVAGARTPVGRAKKGTLANMRPDDLGALAVKETLKRAGDYDGNIDDLIIGCAMPEAEQGLNMARNIGALAGLPYTVPAITINRYCSSGLQSIAYGAEKIMLGHSETTIAGGAESMSLVPMMGHVVRPNAKLAEEAPEYYMGMGHTAEAVAKKYGITREEQDAFAVRSHQRAANAIKEGKFDDEIVSVDVPVRTVGPDHKLHEKVVTFNQDEGVRANTTSEVLATLKPAFSVKGSVTAGNSSQTSDGAAAVMLMDREKAQSLGYQPLVKFRSFAVAGVPPEIMGIGPVAAVPLALKYAGLELSDIGLFELNEAFASQSIQVIRELGLDEDKVNVNGGAIALGHPLGCSGAKLTLSLIHEMKRRNEQFGVVTMCIGGGMGAAGVFELL from the coding sequence ATGAGAGAAGCAGTTATTGTGGCAGGTGCCAGAACACCTGTAGGAAGAGCGAAAAAAGGTACGTTAGCAAACATGCGACCTGATGATTTGGGAGCATTAGCTGTAAAGGAAACATTAAAAAGAGCAGGGGATTATGACGGGAATATTGATGATCTCATTATAGGCTGTGCAATGCCCGAAGCAGAGCAGGGATTAAATATGGCAAGAAACATTGGGGCTTTAGCCGGTCTCCCTTATACAGTTCCTGCGATCACAATAAATCGCTATTGCTCGTCCGGGTTACAAAGTATCGCCTATGGGGCTGAAAAAATTATGCTAGGTCATTCAGAAACAACCATTGCAGGTGGAGCTGAATCTATGAGCCTTGTTCCAATGATGGGGCATGTTGTCAGGCCAAATGCAAAGCTAGCTGAAGAAGCTCCAGAATATTATATGGGCATGGGACACACTGCTGAAGCTGTTGCCAAAAAATATGGTATCACACGTGAAGAGCAGGACGCTTTTGCAGTAAGAAGTCATCAAAGAGCGGCAAATGCAATTAAAGAAGGAAAATTTGATGATGAAATTGTTTCTGTAGATGTACCAGTAAGAACAGTTGGACCTGATCATAAATTACATGAAAAGGTTGTTACGTTCAATCAGGATGAGGGTGTTCGAGCAAACACAACTTCAGAAGTACTTGCTACATTAAAGCCGGCATTTTCAGTAAAAGGGTCTGTCACAGCAGGTAATTCTTCACAAACAAGTGACGGAGCTGCAGCTGTTATGCTGATGGATCGGGAAAAAGCTCAATCTCTTGGCTACCAACCATTGGTGAAGTTTAGGTCATTTGCTGTTGCCGGAGTTCCTCCTGAAATTATGGGAATTGGTCCAGTTGCTGCTGTACCTTTAGCTTTAAAATACGCAGGCTTGGAGCTTTCAGATATTGGCTTATTTGAATTAAATGAAGCATTTGCTTCTCAATCCATTCAAGTTATTAGAGAGCTAGGACTTGACGAAGATAAAGTGAATGTAAACGGTGGAGCAATTGCACTTGGTCATCCACTTGGATGTTCTGGTGCAAAGTTAACTCTTTCATTAATCCATGAAATGAAAAGAAGAAATGAACAATTTGGTGTCGTAACAATGTGTATTGGTGGCGGAATGGGTGCTGCAGGGGTATTTGAATTATTGTAA
- a CDS encoding acyl-CoA dehydrogenase family protein, with the protein MSKATDAVIKGGSFLIEDVSYDRVFTPEDFTDEHKMIAKTTEDFAVNEVLPHLEDIENHEFDKSVKLLKQAGELGLLGADVPEEYGGFGLDKISSALITEKISRAGSFSLSFGAHVGIGSLPIVLFGNEEQKKKYLPGLASGETLAAYALTEPSSGSDALGAKTTARLNAEGTHYVLNGEKQWITNSGFADVIVVYAKVDGEHFSAFIVERDFPGVSTGPEEKKMGIKGSSTRTVILEDALVPKENLLGELGKGHVIAFNILNIGRYKLAVGTIGGAKRLIDVAVQYANQRQQFKTPISSFSLIQEKLANMAAKTYAMESSVYRTVGLFEDRMSRLTDEEIKNGKEVAESIAEYAIECSLNKVFGSETLDYVVDEAVQIHGGYGFMAEYEVERVYRDSRINRIFEGTNEINRLLVPGTYLRKAMKGELPLFQKAQSLQEELMMLMPEEVGEGTLEQEKYLLKNAKKIGILIAGLAAQKYGKELQKEQEVLVNIADIVSNVYAMESAILRTEKAMAKNGEEKNKQKLLYTQVYCQEAFNEIEAHAKESLIAVESGDSLRMMMSALRKFTRHTPINVIGKKREIAAAIIDKNAYLA; encoded by the coding sequence ATGTCAAAAGCAACAGATGCAGTGATTAAAGGTGGAAGCTTTTTAATTGAAGATGTTTCATATGATCGAGTTTTTACTCCTGAGGATTTTACAGATGAACACAAAATGATTGCAAAAACAACGGAGGATTTTGCGGTTAATGAAGTGCTTCCACATCTTGAAGATATTGAAAATCATGAATTTGATAAATCTGTTAAGCTTTTAAAGCAAGCGGGGGAACTTGGTTTATTAGGGGCAGATGTACCTGAGGAGTATGGCGGATTTGGATTAGATAAAATCAGCTCTGCTTTAATTACTGAAAAGATTTCAAGAGCTGGAAGTTTCTCTTTATCTTTTGGTGCTCACGTAGGAATTGGTTCATTACCAATCGTGTTATTTGGTAATGAAGAACAAAAGAAAAAGTACTTACCAGGGCTTGCTTCTGGTGAAACACTTGCAGCTTATGCATTAACAGAGCCAAGCTCAGGGTCAGACGCACTTGGTGCTAAAACAACAGCTAGACTTAATGCAGAAGGCACTCACTATGTGTTAAACGGTGAAAAACAATGGATCACAAACTCCGGTTTTGCAGATGTTATTGTTGTTTATGCAAAGGTAGATGGTGAACATTTCTCAGCATTCATTGTAGAGAGAGATTTTCCAGGTGTTTCAACAGGTCCTGAAGAAAAGAAAATGGGAATAAAAGGATCTTCAACAAGAACAGTTATCCTGGAAGATGCTCTAGTGCCAAAAGAGAACTTATTAGGTGAGTTAGGTAAAGGACATGTGATTGCCTTTAATATCTTGAACATTGGTCGTTATAAGCTAGCAGTTGGAACAATTGGTGGAGCAAAGCGCTTAATAGATGTAGCTGTTCAATATGCGAACCAGCGTCAACAGTTCAAAACACCAATTTCAAGCTTCTCTCTTATTCAGGAAAAACTTGCAAATATGGCAGCGAAAACATATGCGATGGAAAGTTCAGTTTATCGCACCGTTGGCCTATTCGAAGACCGTATGAGTAGGTTAACTGATGAGGAAATTAAAAACGGAAAAGAAGTCGCAGAATCTATTGCTGAGTATGCTATTGAATGTTCATTAAATAAAGTATTTGGTTCTGAAACACTAGACTATGTCGTAGATGAGGCTGTTCAAATTCACGGTGGTTATGGATTCATGGCAGAATATGAAGTTGAGCGTGTTTATCGCGATTCTCGTATTAACCGTATTTTTGAAGGAACAAATGAGATCAACCGTCTACTAGTACCAGGAACCTATTTACGAAAAGCTATGAAAGGTGAACTACCTTTATTCCAAAAAGCGCAAAGTTTACAAGAAGAGCTGATGATGCTTATGCCTGAAGAGGTCGGAGAAGGGACACTAGAACAAGAAAAGTACTTATTAAAAAATGCAAAGAAAATCGGCATTTTAATTGCTGGTTTAGCAGCACAAAAGTACGGAAAAGAATTACAAAAAGAGCAAGAGGTTCTTGTAAATATTGCTGATATTGTAAGCAATGTATATGCGATGGAGTCAGCGATTTTACGTACTGAAAAAGCAATGGCTAAGAACGGTGAAGAGAAAAACAAACAAAAGCTTCTTTATACACAAGTATATTGCCAAGAAGCCTTCAATGAAATTGAAGCACATGCAAAAGAATCATTAATTGCGGTTGAGTCAGGTGATTCTCTACGAATGATGATGTCAGCATTACGTAAATTTACACGTCACACTCCAATTAATGTAATTGGCAAGAAAAGAGAGATTGCAGCAGCAATTATCGATAAAAATGCATATCTAGCTTAA
- a CDS encoding spore coat protein translates to MDRKISNAETQVQEGPMMNDRDFANDLLSTEKYLTSSYSTALNEASHQALYQDLSTIFNETQQAQRDLYNLMFKNGWYSLEAADTQKLQQAYQKFSTTIQQQSPYGNTQ, encoded by the coding sequence ATGGATCGTAAAATTAGCAATGCAGAAACACAAGTGCAGGAAGGACCTATGATGAACGATCGTGATTTTGCAAATGATTTATTATCAACCGAAAAATATTTAACTTCTTCTTATTCAACTGCACTTAACGAAGCAAGTCATCAAGCACTATACCAGGATCTTTCTACAATATTTAATGAAACACAGCAGGCTCAAAGAGATCTCTATAATCTAATGTTTAAAAATGGATGGTATTCCCTAGAAGCCGCTGATACACAGAAACTTCAACAAGCATATCAAAAGTTTTCAACAACCATTCAGCAGCAATCTCCATATGGAAATACTCAATAA
- a CDS encoding proline dehydrogenase family protein, whose translation MEQLLRNSFMFLSKNKTLTKLAKKYGLRFGAGRFVAGDTIDLAKGVIQDLNHKGLDVTLDYLGEFIEDEQEARETADHCIKAIEAIGTSQLKSQISIKLTSMGLDISDEVVLKNMRRILTAAEKYDVFVTIDMEDHSRCEKTLEIFKTLKKDYKHVGTVVQAYLYRTVQDVEELSRYEANLRLVKGAYKESSDVAFPDKKDVDENFKKIIKMHLLNGHYTAVATHDDTMIDYTKELVDQHKIPKDQFEFQMLYGIRPEKQLDLVKEGYRMRVYVPFGTDWYGYFMRRMAERPANVAFVLKGIFKR comes from the coding sequence GTGGAACAATTATTACGAAACTCTTTTATGTTTTTATCCAAGAATAAGACGTTGACTAAACTTGCAAAAAAATATGGACTAAGATTTGGAGCAGGAAGATTCGTAGCTGGTGACACAATTGATTTGGCAAAAGGTGTAATTCAGGATCTTAATCATAAAGGCCTTGATGTGACATTAGATTACCTGGGTGAATTTATTGAGGATGAGCAGGAAGCAAGAGAAACAGCTGATCATTGTATTAAAGCAATTGAAGCTATAGGAACCAGTCAGCTGAAATCACAAATTTCAATTAAACTTACTTCTATGGGTTTAGATATATCTGATGAAGTAGTTTTAAAGAATATGCGCCGTATATTAACAGCAGCTGAAAAGTATGATGTATTTGTAACAATTGATATGGAAGATCATTCAAGATGTGAAAAAACGCTCGAAATTTTTAAGACATTGAAAAAGGATTATAAACATGTAGGGACAGTTGTTCAAGCATATTTATACCGCACTGTTCAGGATGTTGAGGAATTAAGTCGCTATGAGGCGAACTTAAGGCTGGTGAAGGGTGCCTACAAAGAATCATCAGATGTTGCTTTTCCAGATAAAAAGGATGTTGATGAGAACTTTAAAAAAATTATTAAAATGCATCTACTTAATGGACATTACACAGCAGTAGCAACTCATGATGATACTATGATTGACTATACAAAAGAGCTTGTAGATCAACACAAGATACCAAAGGATCAATTTGAGTTTCAAATGCTGTATGGTATTAGACCTGAAAAGCAATTAGATCTAGTGAAAGAAGGATATCGAATGCGTGTCTATGTACCGTTTGGGACAGATTGGTATGGATATTTTATGAGAAGAATGGCAGAAAGGCCTGCTAATGTAGCGTTTGTTTTGAAGGGGATTTTTAAACGCTAA
- a CDS encoding ABC transporter ATP-binding protein, with translation MYMDAIETNALTLSYGDTIIINELDVKIPKGEITVFIGSNGCGKSTLLRSIARLLKPRNGSVLLEGNSIAKLPTKEVAKQLAILPQGPIAPEGLTVLQLVKQGRYPHQSWLKQWSKEDEDAVSNALKATGLEDLAERPVDSLSGGQRQRAWIAMTLAQQTDIILLDEPTTYLDMTHQIEILDLLFELNERENRTIVMVLHDLNLACRYAHNLVALKDKKVYAQGKPEEVITCSLVQNVFQMNCEVTVDPIFGTPLCIPHGRGRCIIKEVGVLNG, from the coding sequence ATTTATATGGATGCAATTGAAACAAATGCGCTCACTCTTTCTTATGGAGATACAATTATCATTAATGAGTTAGATGTGAAAATTCCCAAAGGTGAAATTACGGTATTTATTGGTAGTAACGGTTGTGGGAAATCAACATTACTGCGTTCTATTGCAAGGCTGCTAAAACCAAGAAACGGTTCAGTTTTACTTGAGGGTAATTCTATTGCAAAACTTCCTACAAAAGAGGTAGCAAAACAATTGGCAATCCTTCCGCAAGGTCCAATTGCACCTGAAGGATTAACCGTACTGCAGCTTGTAAAACAAGGTAGATATCCACATCAAAGCTGGTTAAAGCAATGGTCGAAGGAGGATGAAGACGCTGTTTCAAATGCCTTAAAAGCAACAGGGTTAGAGGATTTAGCGGAAAGACCAGTCGATTCTTTATCCGGTGGGCAACGACAACGTGCATGGATTGCCATGACTCTTGCGCAACAAACAGATATTATTCTGCTAGATGAACCTACAACCTATTTAGATATGACACATCAGATCGAAATATTAGATCTTTTATTTGAATTAAATGAACGTGAAAATCGTACGATTGTTATGGTTCTTCATGACTTAAATTTAGCTTGTCGCTATGCCCATAATCTTGTAGCGTTAAAGGATAAAAAAGTTTATGCACAAGGAAAGCCTGAAGAAGTAATTACCTGCAGTTTAGTACAAAATGTATTTCAAATGAATTGTGAAGTTACAGTAGATCCTATTTTTGGAACACCTCTTTGCATACCTCATGGAAGAGGAAGATGTATTATAAAAGAAGTTGGGGTATTAAATGGCTGA